The following proteins are encoded in a genomic region of Mycobacterium sp. 155:
- a CDS encoding fatty acid--CoA ligase, with translation MDSTMQNWPLTITAILRHACGANADRTVTTATGQGGYRTSTYRELGEQAARLAHALRGLGITGDERVGTFMWNNAEHLTAYLALPAMGAVLHTLNIRLSPEQIAYIANEAQDRVIVADASLVPQLAPVLPLLETVHTVIVCGNGDVSPLAGVAVVRYEELLASQPAEFDWPDVDENSAAAMCYTSGTTGNPKGVVYSHRSSYLHALSTCTANALDVSAGDVVLPIVPMFHANAWGLPYAALMAGADLVMPDRFLDGASLIALIESLRPTVAGAVPTIWNDVMHCLEKSPGHDISSLRLVACGGSAVPVSLMHTFQERYGVYIQQAWGMTETSPLATVAKPLPGVSEPRHWAMRATAGRAMCGVEVRIVDDAGNPMPSDGKAVGELEVRGPWITGSYYQGRDAEKFDTGWLRTGDVGCIDEDGYVTLTDRAKDVIKSGGEWISSVELENLLIAHPAVLEAAVVGVPDDRWQERPLAVVVLHEGVTASPEELREFLGGKVVGWWLPERWTFVEQVPRTSVGKYDKKTIRARYADGAYEVVTL, from the coding sequence GTGGACAGCACCATGCAGAACTGGCCGTTGACCATCACGGCGATCTTGCGGCATGCCTGCGGCGCCAATGCCGACCGAACTGTCACCACGGCCACCGGCCAGGGCGGTTACCGAACCAGCACCTACCGGGAGCTCGGCGAACAGGCCGCCCGGCTGGCGCACGCTCTGCGCGGCCTGGGCATCACGGGGGACGAGCGGGTCGGCACGTTCATGTGGAACAACGCCGAACACCTGACTGCCTATCTCGCACTGCCGGCGATGGGGGCGGTGCTGCACACCCTCAACATCCGGTTGTCCCCGGAACAGATCGCCTATATCGCCAACGAAGCGCAGGACCGAGTGATCGTGGCCGACGCGTCGCTGGTGCCACAGCTGGCACCCGTGTTGCCGCTGCTCGAGACTGTGCACACCGTGATCGTATGTGGGAACGGCGATGTGAGCCCGCTGGCCGGGGTCGCGGTGGTGCGTTACGAGGAGCTGCTCGCTTCGCAGCCGGCCGAGTTCGATTGGCCCGACGTCGACGAAAACTCCGCGGCGGCAATGTGTTACACGAGTGGCACCACCGGCAACCCCAAGGGCGTCGTGTATAGCCACCGGTCGAGCTATCTGCATGCGTTGTCCACCTGCACCGCCAATGCGCTCGACGTCAGTGCCGGTGACGTGGTGCTGCCGATCGTGCCGATGTTCCACGCCAATGCCTGGGGTTTGCCGTATGCCGCCCTGATGGCCGGAGCGGATCTGGTGATGCCGGACCGCTTCCTGGACGGCGCCTCGTTGATCGCGCTGATCGAATCGCTGCGGCCCACCGTGGCCGGCGCGGTCCCGACCATCTGGAACGATGTGATGCACTGCCTGGAAAAGTCGCCCGGACACGATATTTCGTCGCTACGCCTGGTTGCCTGTGGTGGTTCAGCGGTACCTGTCTCACTGATGCACACCTTCCAGGAGCGCTACGGCGTCTATATCCAGCAGGCGTGGGGCATGACCGAGACGTCACCGCTGGCGACGGTCGCCAAACCACTGCCCGGAGTGTCCGAGCCGCGGCACTGGGCGATGCGGGCGACCGCCGGCCGGGCCATGTGCGGTGTCGAGGTCCGCATTGTCGACGATGCCGGCAACCCAATGCCGAGCGACGGTAAAGCCGTGGGGGAGCTCGAAGTACGTGGACCGTGGATCACCGGAAGCTACTACCAGGGGCGAGACGCGGAGAAGTTCGACACTGGCTGGCTGCGCACCGGCGATGTCGGCTGCATCGACGAAGACGGCTACGTCACGCTCACCGACCGGGCCAAGGACGTCATCAAATCCGGCGGTGAGTGGATCTCCTCGGTGGAGTTGGAGAATCTGCTGATCGCCCATCCTGCCGTGCTGGAGGCCGCCGTGGTCGGGGTGCCCGACGACCGCTGGCAGGAACGTCCGTTGGCCGTGGTGGTGCTGCACGAGGGCGTCACCGCCAGCCCCGAAGAACTGCGAGAGTTCCTGGGTGGCAAGGTGGTTGGCTGGTGGTTGCCGGAGCGTTGGACGTTCGTCGAGCAGGTGCCGCGCACCAGTGTCGGCAAGTACGACAAGAAGACCATCCGGGCCCGGTACGCCGACGGCGCCTATGAGGTGGTCACTCTCTAG
- a CDS encoding patatin-like phospholipase family protein yields the protein MRVALALGSGGARGYAHIGVINELRERGYEVVGVSGSSMGALVGGLYAAGKLDDFADWARTLTQRAVLRLLDPSLTAAGIMRAEKILDTVRDILGEATIEDLPIPYTAVATDLIAGKSVWLQRGPVDSAIRASIAIPGVIAPHALGGRLLGDGGILDPLPMAPIAAVTADLTVAVSVSGGDPGTAASPVDRESRPTAEWLTRMLHSTSGILDTASVRSMLDRPTARAVLSRFGATIPETEIPETELAEAEAAVDEIPDATGAPRLSSFEVMYRTIDIAQAALARHMLAAYPPDLLIEVPRTVCRSLEFHRAAEVIGIGQELAARALDS from the coding sequence ATGCGAGTTGCGTTGGCTCTCGGCAGCGGAGGTGCGCGCGGCTACGCGCATATCGGCGTCATCAACGAACTACGCGAGCGCGGCTACGAGGTCGTCGGTGTCTCCGGATCGTCGATGGGAGCACTGGTCGGCGGGCTGTACGCCGCAGGCAAGCTCGACGACTTTGCCGACTGGGCACGGACTTTGACCCAGCGCGCGGTGCTGCGACTGCTCGATCCGTCGCTCACCGCCGCGGGAATCATGCGCGCCGAGAAGATCCTCGACACCGTCCGCGACATTCTGGGCGAGGCCACGATCGAAGACCTGCCCATCCCCTACACCGCCGTCGCCACCGACCTGATCGCCGGAAAATCGGTGTGGCTGCAACGCGGCCCGGTCGATTCGGCGATCCGGGCATCGATCGCGATCCCCGGCGTGATCGCCCCGCATGCGCTGGGGGGCCGATTGCTCGGCGACGGCGGCATTCTCGACCCGTTGCCGATGGCACCGATCGCCGCAGTCACCGCCGATCTCACGGTCGCGGTGAGCGTGTCCGGCGGTGATCCCGGTACGGCCGCAAGCCCGGTGGACCGCGAGTCCCGGCCCACCGCCGAATGGCTCACCCGGATGCTGCACAGCACCTCAGGGATACTGGATACGGCATCGGTGCGCAGCATGCTGGACCGGCCCACCGCGCGTGCCGTGCTGAGCCGGTTCGGGGCGACGATTCCTGAAACCGAGATCCCCGAAACCGAGCTCGCCGAAGCCGAAGCCGCCGTCGACGAGATCCCTGACGCCACAGGCGCGCCCCGGCTGAGCAGCTTCGAGGTGATGTACCGCACCATCGACATCGCACAGGCCGCACTGGCCAGGCATATGTTGGCGGCCTACCCGCCCGACCTGCTGATCGAGGTGCCCCGCACGGTGTGCCGCAGCCTCGAGTTCCACCGGGCCGCGGAGGTGATCGGGATCGGCCAGGAGTTGGCCGCCCGCGCGCTCGACTCCTGA
- the lpqV gene encoding lipoprotein LpqV produces MRSNAWALLWTTGAVAVTALTMLTGCSSTGDQGHPPASSAATPTTATQSATPTAGPGEVATSPGGVTTAVEADAQSSEEEYFQACHAAKVWMDEKGGDPKTQIEPYLAALQAPGATPGPGTYNKAWAELEPGRQAAVIVAVRAAADQLCG; encoded by the coding sequence ATGCGCAGTAACGCCTGGGCCCTGTTGTGGACGACTGGAGCCGTCGCCGTAACCGCCCTCACGATGTTGACGGGATGTTCGTCGACGGGCGATCAGGGTCATCCTCCCGCCTCGTCCGCCGCAACGCCGACCACTGCCACGCAGTCGGCCACCCCCACCGCCGGGCCGGGTGAAGTGGCGACCTCGCCGGGCGGGGTCACCACCGCCGTGGAGGCCGACGCCCAGTCGTCCGAAGAGGAGTATTTCCAGGCCTGCCATGCCGCCAAGGTCTGGATGGACGAGAAGGGCGGCGACCCCAAGACCCAGATTGAGCCGTATCTGGCCGCTCTGCAGGCTCCCGGCGCCACACCCGGCCCCGGCACCTACAACAAGGCCTGGGCGGAGCTGGAACCTGGCCGTCAGGCCGCGGTCATCGTCGCGGTGCGCGCGGCGGCCGACCAGCTCTGCGGCTAG
- a CDS encoding cysteine dioxygenase family protein: MSATSVLEFSRMVSTLAPAPVPAVSAPTRLRLPDLLHTTDRAADDVLSGRYDRLLRGLPHDERWYTRMAGDDELDIWLISWVPDKSTELHDHGGSLGALTVVSGALTETRWDGEELRRRRLSAGAQAAFPLGWVHDVVRAPGPLTGPTLSVHAYSPPLTAMSYYEVTERNTLRRNRTELTDAPEG; encoded by the coding sequence CTGTCCGCAACGTCTGTTCTGGAGTTTTCTCGTATGGTTTCCACCCTTGCCCCTGCCCCGGTTCCTGCCGTGTCCGCACCGACCCGGCTGCGCCTGCCCGATCTGTTGCACACCACCGACCGCGCCGCCGACGACGTCCTGTCCGGTCGCTACGACCGGCTGTTGCGCGGTCTGCCGCACGACGAGCGCTGGTACACGCGGATGGCCGGCGACGACGAGTTGGACATCTGGTTGATCAGTTGGGTACCCGACAAGTCCACCGAACTGCACGACCACGGCGGCTCCCTGGGGGCGTTGACTGTGGTGTCGGGTGCTCTGACCGAAACCCGCTGGGATGGTGAGGAGTTGAGGCGTCGACGGCTCTCAGCAGGCGCCCAGGCCGCGTTCCCACTCGGATGGGTGCACGACGTCGTCCGCGCACCCGGACCGCTCACCGGACCAACGTTGAGTGTGCACGCCTACTCGCCGCCGTTGACCGCCATGTCCTACTACGAGGTGACGGAACGGAACACGTTGCGCCGCAACCGGACCGAACTGACTGACGCTCCGGAGGGGTGA
- a CDS encoding rhodanese-like domain-containing protein, with amino-acid sequence MSRIEAVLAAARERLQRLPADELPAALASGAVLVDIRPAAQRAAEGEVSGALVIERNVLEWRCDPTSDARIPQAVDDDVHWVILCSEGYTSSLAAAALHDLGLYRATDVVGGYQALKVAQLV; translated from the coding sequence GTGAGCCGGATCGAGGCCGTCCTGGCGGCTGCCCGGGAGCGTCTGCAGCGGCTGCCCGCCGACGAGTTGCCCGCTGCGTTGGCTTCCGGCGCCGTGCTTGTCGACATCCGGCCCGCCGCGCAGCGGGCCGCCGAGGGGGAAGTATCGGGCGCGCTGGTGATCGAGCGCAATGTGCTGGAGTGGCGGTGCGACCCCACCAGCGATGCGCGGATTCCGCAGGCGGTCGACGACGACGTGCACTGGGTCATCCTGTGCTCGGAGGGCTACACGTCCAGCCTGGCCGCGGCCGCTCTGCACGACCTCGGGCTGTACCGCGCTACCGACGTCGTCGGCGGCTACCAGGCACTGAAGGTGGCCCAGCTGGTCTAG
- a CDS encoding alpha/beta-hydrolase family protein, producing MTDIAEPEAATPDAKPVATDKPDLWQRHYTFFGTAVGLVFLWLSMTPSLLPRGPLFQGLVSGAAGAIGYGLGVFGVWLVRFMRSADTSPRAPRWAWVSLVVVGIVGQILMIVYFHVWQDEVRDFMGVPRLTFWDHPLTAVLSVVLLFVFVKIGQLIGRLVRFLVHQLNRFAPPRVSVVVVIALLLAFSIALLNGVVVRFTMEKINSTFSAINNEDDPDFAAPTSTLRSGGPGSLTKWESLGHQGRVFVSGGPSVEKLSEFNGKPAMEPIRAYAGLHSAEGIRATAALAAQELLRTGGLDRKVVAVATTTGTGWINDAEAAALEYMYNGDSAIVSMQYSFLPSWISFLVDKENARQAGQALFEAVDHLVKQRPEGKRPKLVVFGESLGSFGGEAPFLSLNNLIARTDGALFSGPTFNNTIWTDLTRNRDAGSPEWLPIYGKGEYVRFSARPENLDRPADPWHTPRAVYLQHASDPIAWWNPDLLFSEPDWLKEPRGYDVSGRMQWIPVVTFLQVSADMAVSVNVPDGHGHVYIKDVANAWAKILQPPDWTPDKTEKLRPLLSNNENT from the coding sequence GTGACCGACATCGCCGAGCCCGAAGCTGCGACGCCCGACGCCAAGCCCGTTGCCACGGACAAACCCGACTTGTGGCAGCGTCATTACACGTTCTTCGGGACGGCGGTCGGCCTGGTGTTCCTGTGGTTGTCGATGACGCCGTCGCTGCTGCCGCGCGGTCCGCTGTTCCAGGGTCTGGTGAGTGGCGCCGCCGGTGCAATCGGCTACGGCCTCGGCGTTTTCGGCGTGTGGCTGGTGCGGTTCATGCGGTCGGCGGACACCAGTCCGCGTGCGCCGCGCTGGGCATGGGTGAGCCTCGTGGTAGTCGGCATCGTCGGCCAGATCCTGATGATCGTCTATTTCCACGTGTGGCAGGACGAGGTCCGGGACTTCATGGGTGTGCCGCGGCTGACGTTCTGGGATCACCCGCTGACCGCGGTGTTGTCGGTGGTGCTGCTGTTCGTGTTCGTGAAGATCGGACAGCTGATCGGCAGGCTCGTGCGGTTCCTCGTGCACCAGCTCAATCGATTTGCGCCCCCACGCGTTTCGGTAGTGGTGGTGATCGCGCTGTTGTTGGCGTTCAGCATCGCACTGCTCAACGGTGTGGTGGTCCGATTCACGATGGAGAAGATCAACAGCACGTTCTCGGCGATCAACAACGAGGACGACCCTGATTTCGCGGCTCCGACATCGACACTGCGGTCGGGCGGCCCGGGATCGCTGACGAAGTGGGAGTCGCTGGGCCACCAGGGTCGGGTGTTCGTTTCCGGCGGGCCGAGTGTCGAGAAGCTCAGCGAATTCAACGGAAAACCTGCGATGGAACCGATCCGGGCGTACGCCGGGTTGCATTCCGCTGAGGGTATCCGGGCCACTGCGGCACTGGCCGCCCAGGAGCTGCTGCGCACCGGCGGGCTCGACCGCAAAGTGGTGGCGGTGGCGACCACCACCGGCACCGGCTGGATCAACGACGCCGAGGCCGCGGCCCTGGAGTACATGTACAACGGCGACAGCGCAATCGTATCGATGCAGTATTCGTTCCTGCCCAGCTGGATCTCGTTCCTGGTGGACAAGGAGAACGCGCGTCAGGCCGGGCAGGCGCTGTTCGAGGCGGTCGACCACCTCGTCAAGCAGCGGCCGGAGGGCAAGCGCCCCAAGCTTGTGGTGTTCGGCGAGAGCCTGGGTTCGTTCGGCGGCGAGGCACCGTTCCTGAGCCTGAACAATCTGATCGCCCGTACCGACGGCGCGCTGTTCTCGGGCCCGACATTCAACAACACCATCTGGACGGATCTGACCCGAAACCGCGATGCCGGCTCCCCGGAGTGGCTTCCGATCTACGGGAAGGGCGAGTACGTCCGATTCTCCGCACGGCCGGAGAACCTGGACCGGCCTGCCGACCCGTGGCACACTCCCCGCGCGGTCTACCTGCAGCACGCGTCGGATCCGATCGCGTGGTGGAACCCGGATCTGCTGTTCTCCGAGCCGGATTGGCTCAAGGAGCCTCGTGGTTACGACGTCTCGGGGCGCATGCAGTGGATCCCGGTGGTGACCTTCCTACAGGTGTCCGCGGACATGGCGGTCTCGGTCAACGTGCCCGACGGGCACGGCCACGTGTACATCAAGGATGTCGCCAATGCGTGGGCCAAGATCCTGCAGCCGCCCGATTGGACGCCGGACAAGACCGAGAAGTTGCGTCCGCTGTTGAGCAACAACGAAAACACCTAG
- a CDS encoding enoyl-CoA hydratase, which produces MSFETILVTRVDRVATITLNRPKALNALNSQVMNEVTTAAAELDNDPGIGAIIVTGNEKAFAAGADIKEMAELSFADVYAADLFELWSKFAATRTPTVAAVAGYALGGGCELAMMCDILIAADTAKFGQPEIKLGVLPGMGGSQRLTRAIGKAKAMDLILTGRTIDAVEAERAGLVSRLVPADSLIDEALAVAETIAGMSLSAARMAKEAVNRAYESTLAEGLLYERRLFHSAFATTDQKEGMAAFTQKRAPNFTHR; this is translated from the coding sequence ATGAGCTTTGAGACGATCCTGGTGACCCGCGTCGACCGCGTCGCCACCATCACCCTCAACCGGCCCAAGGCGCTCAACGCGCTCAACAGCCAGGTGATGAACGAAGTCACCACGGCCGCAGCCGAACTCGACAACGACCCAGGTATCGGCGCGATCATCGTCACCGGTAACGAGAAGGCCTTCGCCGCCGGCGCGGACATCAAGGAGATGGCGGAGCTGTCGTTCGCCGACGTGTACGCGGCCGACTTGTTCGAGCTGTGGTCGAAATTCGCCGCCACCCGAACCCCGACCGTCGCCGCCGTCGCCGGGTATGCCCTGGGTGGTGGCTGCGAGCTGGCGATGATGTGCGACATCCTGATCGCTGCCGACACCGCCAAGTTCGGCCAGCCCGAGATCAAGCTGGGCGTGCTGCCCGGTATGGGCGGCAGCCAGCGACTGACACGTGCGATCGGCAAGGCCAAGGCCATGGACCTGATCCTGACGGGCCGAACCATCGACGCGGTCGAAGCCGAACGGGCCGGGCTGGTGTCGCGCCTGGTCCCGGCGGATTCGCTGATCGACGAGGCCCTCGCGGTGGCCGAGACGATCGCGGGGATGTCGCTGTCGGCGGCGCGGATGGCCAAGGAAGCCGTCAACCGTGCTTATGAGTCGACGCTTGCGGAGGGCCTGCTCTACGAACGCCGACTGTTCCACTCGGCGTTCGCCACGACCGATCAGAAGGAAGGCATGGCGGCCTTCACCCAGAAGCGCGCCCCTAACTTCACCCATCGCTAA
- a CDS encoding enoyl-CoA hydratase/isomerase family protein — protein sequence MAENEDILVNVRNGVGILTLNRPRAINSLNEGMVARIAAALDAWENDDTVHTVLLTGAGERGLCAGGDVVALYHSARAGGADARKFWYDEYRLNARIGSYPKPYVALMDGIVMGGGVGVAAHGSVRVVTDTTKMAMPEVGIGFIPDVGGTYLLSRAPGALGLHAALTGAPFGGADAIAMGFADHYVPHADLAEFTEDIVNNGVESALAVHAVEPPPSPLLAQRDWIDTCYAGENVADILTRLRSHNAGPAGQTAGDAANLIATRSPVSLAVTLVAVHRAAKLDTLEEVLQQEYRTSCASVRSHDFVEGIRAQLVDKDRDPHWSPPSTAAVTQADIDAYFVSADPDLTF from the coding sequence GTGGCAGAAAACGAGGACATCCTAGTAAATGTCCGTAACGGGGTTGGCATTCTCACCCTGAACCGGCCGAGGGCGATCAACTCGCTCAATGAGGGGATGGTCGCGAGAATCGCCGCGGCACTCGACGCGTGGGAGAACGACGACACGGTCCACACCGTGCTGCTCACCGGAGCCGGTGAGCGCGGGCTATGCGCAGGCGGCGATGTGGTTGCGCTCTATCACAGCGCCAGGGCGGGCGGGGCCGACGCCCGCAAGTTCTGGTACGACGAATACCGGCTCAACGCACGCATCGGCAGTTATCCCAAGCCGTACGTGGCGCTCATGGACGGCATCGTGATGGGCGGGGGCGTCGGCGTCGCAGCCCACGGGAGTGTCCGGGTGGTCACAGACACCACCAAGATGGCGATGCCCGAGGTCGGTATCGGGTTCATCCCCGATGTCGGCGGCACCTATCTGCTGTCGCGAGCCCCGGGTGCACTCGGCCTGCACGCCGCGCTGACCGGCGCACCGTTCGGCGGGGCCGACGCCATCGCGATGGGCTTCGCCGATCACTATGTGCCGCACGCCGATCTCGCCGAGTTCACCGAGGACATCGTCAACAACGGTGTCGAAAGCGCCCTGGCCGTCCACGCCGTCGAACCACCGCCCAGTCCGCTACTGGCGCAACGGGACTGGATCGACACCTGCTATGCCGGGGAAAACGTCGCCGACATCCTCACCCGGCTACGCAGCCACAATGCGGGCCCGGCCGGCCAGACCGCCGGCGACGCCGCCAATCTCATCGCCACCCGCTCTCCCGTCTCGCTCGCGGTGACATTGGTCGCCGTGCACCGGGCCGCGAAGCTGGACACGCTGGAGGAGGTGCTGCAGCAGGAGTACCGGACGTCATGTGCATCGGTGCGTTCGCATGATTTCGTCGAGGGCATCCGCGCCCAACTGGTCGACAAGGACCGCGACCCACACTGGTCTCCGCCATCCACTGCGGCGGTAACCCAGGCCGACATCGACGCATACTTCGTTTCGGCGGATCCCGACCTGACGTTCTGA
- a CDS encoding Bax inhibitor-1/YccA family protein produces the protein MRETSNPVFRSLPKTQGGYAQFGTGAAGYGAQQVHAQPYTEYTDQRQTGVSRPLTIDDVVTKTGISLAIVSAVAVVAYFFVAANPALLMPAFFIGSFGGLALVLIATFGRKQDNPAIVLSYAAFEGVFVGTASFLFANLVSTGGPAMIFQAVVATFGVFFGMLVVYKTGAIRVTPKLTRMIVAGIFGVVALAIVNILFAIFTGNAPLTDGGPLAIGFSLLCIALASFSFLIDFDAADQMIRAGAPEKAAWGIALGLTVTLVWLYIEILRLLSYFNND, from the coding sequence GTGCGCGAGACCAGCAACCCGGTATTCCGGTCTCTGCCCAAAACGCAGGGCGGATACGCACAATTCGGTACCGGAGCCGCCGGCTACGGCGCTCAGCAGGTACATGCACAGCCTTATACCGAGTACACCGACCAGCGGCAGACCGGTGTATCGCGTCCACTGACCATCGACGACGTTGTCACCAAGACCGGCATCTCGCTGGCCATCGTGTCGGCTGTCGCCGTCGTCGCCTACTTCTTCGTGGCGGCCAACCCGGCCCTGCTGATGCCTGCGTTCTTCATCGGCAGCTTCGGCGGTCTTGCGCTGGTGTTGATCGCCACCTTCGGGCGTAAGCAGGACAACCCGGCCATCGTGCTGTCCTACGCGGCGTTCGAGGGCGTGTTCGTCGGCACGGCGTCGTTCCTGTTCGCCAACCTGGTGTCCACTGGTGGGCCGGCCATGATCTTCCAGGCCGTGGTCGCGACCTTCGGCGTGTTCTTCGGCATGCTCGTCGTCTACAAGACCGGCGCCATCCGGGTCACCCCGAAGCTCACCCGCATGATCGTCGCCGGCATCTTCGGCGTCGTCGCGCTTGCCATCGTGAACATCCTGTTCGCGATCTTCACCGGCAACGCCCCGCTGACCGACGGCGGCCCGCTGGCCATCGGCTTCTCGCTGCTGTGCATCGCGCTCGCGTCGTTCAGCTTCCTGATCGACTTCGACGCTGCCGACCAGATGATCCGCGCCGGTGCGCCGGAGAAGGCCGCGTGGGGCATCGCCCTGGGCCTGACCGTCACGCTGGTCTGGCTCTACATCGAGATCCTGCGGCTGTTGAGTTACTTCAACAACGACTAG